A region from the Lolium perenne isolate Kyuss_39 chromosome 4, Kyuss_2.0, whole genome shotgun sequence genome encodes:
- the LOC127294303 gene encoding uncharacterized protein, translating into MGRKSFSSIFSKPPASADESSPPWPWPSCRNPHTSSFRDEDRSRPCSATAAAVGRNPAAAARLIRGGAGEMYKTVNSVYQLDYLSADGSCFGDEEEHGVLELELDDDDDGFSTTTASEEWSEAVIRSLGRTSTDRFFVDPGPASNSIMALSPGKSLAAAATSEEMAAPSEPSSLVEESVAVAVDSEDPYGDFRASMEEMVAAHGLRGWDALEELLVWYLRINGKHNHALIVGAFVDLLVGLAGTPSAQPSSSAAPTATTTATTMTTSATSRSGGSTTSTSTSSSTCGDTTTRTATAPTEEQCGCRSDGASPASSDQEGLHHKEEEDLVGDKAGDDRSISITQ; encoded by the coding sequence ATGGGCAGGAAAAGCTTCAGCTCCATCTTCTCCAAGCCCCCGGCCAGCGCCGACGAGTCTTCTCCGCCGTGGCCGTGGCCGTCGTGCCGGAACCCACACACCAGCTCCTTCCGCGACGAAGACAGGAGCCGGCCCTGCAGCGCCACCGCCGCGGCCGTGGGCAGGAAccccgcggcggcggcgaggctcaTCCGCGGGGGTGCCGGAGAAATGTACAAGACGGTCAACTCCGTGTACCAGCTCGACTACCTCTCCGCCGACGGCTCCTGCTTCGGCGACGAGGAGGAGCACGGGGTGCTGGAGCTTGAgctggacgacgacgacgacggcttcTCGACGACGACCGCGTCGGAGGAGTGGTCGGAGGCGGTGATCCGCAGCCTCGGGCGGACCTCCACCGACCGCTTCTTCGTCGACCCGGGCCCGGCCTCCAACTCCATCATGGCCCTGTCGCCGGGGAAATCGTTGGCGGCAGCGGCGACGTCCGAGGAAATGGCGGcgccgtcggagccgtcgtcgctgGTGGAGGAGagcgtggcggtggcggtggactcGGAAGACCCGTACGGGGACTTCCGGGCGTCCATGGAGGAGATGGTGGCCGCGCACGGCCTGCGCGGCTGGGACGCCCTAGAGGAGCTCCTGGTGTGGTACCTCCGGATCAACGGCAAGCACAACCACGCCCTCATCGTCGGCGCCTTCGTCGACCTGCTCGTCGGACTCGCCGGGACGCCGTCGGCGCAGCCGTCCTCGTCGGCCGCGCCAACCGCCACCACCacggcgacgacgatgacgacgtccGCGACGAGCAGGAGCGGCGGGAGCACCACCAGCACCAGCACGTCCAGCAGCACCTGCGGCGACACCACCACTCGTACGGCTACTGCACCGACGGAGGAGCAATGCGGCTGCCGCAGTGACGGTGCCTCGCCTGCTTCGTCGGATCAGGAGGGCCTGCAccacaaggaggaggaggacctcgTCGGCGACAAGGCAGGTGACGACCGTAGCATCAGCATTACACAGTAG